In Glycine soja cultivar W05 chromosome 10, ASM419377v2, whole genome shotgun sequence, the genomic stretch ACCGGAGAGGGGTGGGGTTAAGAGAGAGGCTTGGGTTGCCATTGCCATGGTTGCTTGAGACAATACAAGTGTTGGGGttgtcagagagagagagagagagtaaagTAGGAGATTTTGGATGTGGATATGGATAAGGTGATATGCCTTGGACCAATTACAATCTCATATTCCCTTACCCAACCCTTACAACTCACACCTCTTATTCATCTTCCTAGCTAGCTTCATATCCcttaaaaatacaattacaaAAACAGAATTGTTTCTCAGCTAAAAGAATACTTCacagtttaattaaaaaaatcagacATCTAAATCAGCCCCCCCTCTTCTCAaaaccattttattttcttttagtaacccttccttaaattttttaatgaatatataataattatagtaacaaaaaatacacctattaataaatataataatatttgttatcaattattatatattaatatttttactaatatttgttttcattaattataatctaACCCAAAGAAATATGTATACTAATTAATAGATATAATAAGAATGACATTTCTATGTCTTTTTCTCAATTGTTATTACTTGAgttaattatatgtttttttttattattataagtctcatttatctatttatatatcTAATTACTAAGATTACAttataaacaattatatataattgttataaaaattgatGACTTTTAGTtgagataaaatatgtttttagtctacAAACTTTTATTAAATCTTGTGTCTAATTTCCAAACTTTCATACTAAACAATTTTGTCCcagaattttataaaatacttgtttttagTGTCTTTTCTAAATCTCAAGTTAAGAAAAGTACAAAAATTGAGGAGTGAACCCATACactaaaaccattttttttcatataaattttagGAACTAAATTACATGATATATCATAGACTAAAAACCAGATTCAACAAAAATTGGctataaacttattttatcctagttattattatatttaatgagtttgtttctctttttttatcgtAAGATTATTCTCTATTTGATTGCTATTGTGTCTGTAAGAGATCACAAAGTCTTTCAAAATTTGGAAAAAATAGTATGaactatttatttcttttaccatttgaattaaaaaaataattttaattttacctataaaattaataaataattttataaaattaatttattattaaatatttatttgttaaaatttaaatatttaaataattaaaataaaacaaattcaacCCACTTTAATGCATTTTTGGATTTGTCCCTGATCAAAATATATCACTATTATCATATACAACCCTGAAGCACATCTATTCAAGAACTACAATAAAAAGTAATgccaaatataaaaatcaaactaagattgttataattttagtgaaagatgaaaaattattcgtacaaaatttttaatataagaattgaatatataaattttatgcatgaaaataaaaacaataaatataaaaaaaattaaggacccatttgtttaaacttttctttatacaaataatgcattttttaacaaaaaaagtaattttatgcttttttgatgcgtttgtataaattgtttttttcttaaaacaaacaatttttaaattaatttcatcctataaattgattttaaaaaacattttttaaaaacacttctttaaaaattgaatttttcttaaatttaaacaaaaggatcataaaattttgtattgaatttttttactagAAGTTGTAGAACAGGAAACATTCTCAATAATACTGGACATGATTTCAATGACATAGATTGCCAAGAAAGACTCATCTAAAAGAGTACTTCTCAAACTACTTAAATCGTCTAATTGTAACTAATCAACTAGTTTTAAGATATTATGAATTTCTTTTAGAAGGATTATCTATTAAGAAGAAGGCAAGAATTTATACCAAATATTTAAACATCTGTGTCAACATCATTAAcaccttaaaataattatacagtattgattataatttttttagtcaaaaaaaagtatagcgcacaaaaaagaaaaaaataatattggttTGGAGTTTGGACCACTCCGTATTCGAACACTATCGGTATTGGGTTCGAAAAGTACAACTTGGGCTCGAATATAACACAATTCTTAGACAGTAACAATTTTATTTGctttaaacaacaaaaaaaaaaaagatgaaaaagaaaaaaaaatagagtgaattttttttttctcatttacttGAAAAGATAAATAGGAAGAGATAAGTTAGTTACGTGAGATTCGTCAGAAAATACTTTTATCATAAGTTGTATGAAGTGAGAGGAAAGTAATAtccttccttttaatttcttaagaaaataaatacctttttataaaaaagttaaaaattaataaataaaaattatattaagataaaatatagaattaaaatttatttttaattagtatgaaaatccttttaatataataattttttactttttttattctatttctatGTATCTTAACAATGTATCTTTTTCGAGTAAACAACCATTTTAAtctgtaaaaatatataacattgcCATATTATTCCTTGAGATTAAGAAAATTTCAAGTAAATATCTGAAAGTGAAATCTATCATcacataaatttcaaattaaaaaaaatatgtaacttaagtgataatattaacatatattaGGGACTGAAATAACATTAAGTGCTAAGTTTAGagatttagataaaataatttgaaatttcatgaatttatttaaattttttaattttatagactTACAATgttatatacttttaaaaactaaactaaaatgATGCATGTTTCAAAAACTCacatgtaaaaaaaactaaaatgatggTTTACTCtatcttttcacttttttttatgcaatcttttttactatatttctcttttattttttatgtctttCCTCTATTTaacctttaataaaaaaaaaggctttattCACCAAATTTTAAGACTTGTATTTTCAAGAATCAAACTCAAGTACAGAAGGTATTACACAGCGAGCTTGAACCAATTAGGCTTTATTCACCAAATTTCAATTGTTTATGACGCTCCCAAAAGATGATATATGGTTTTTGTATCGGACAAGTACAGAAGGTATACACAGCGAGCTTGAACCAATTAAAGTAGAGGCAACATGGTAGTGCATATTTAGTTTTCAGTTCAAATTACTGCCGCACGAATTCGAAGACAAATCCATAGACAAAAGTAAAATGAACGCAAAAGCAATGTTATAAATTATACACACTCTATAGTCTTGGCATAACAAAGTAATAAATTTCTACAAAAGTAATCACGACACGCAAATTGCTTATTTGACACCCAAATTACTTATACATGGCTTGAAAGAGAATTGAATGGGAAGATAGAAAGGAAGGAGTGTTGTATTGTATTAGATGGATATGCTGTTGGGGATTCCCTTTCCAGTGAGTCCACCCTCCCTAGAATAATCTGAGGTGTTGGGAAAGAGAAGTGTGTAAGGCATCTTCACTGGCCCATTTCTGTTTTTCAATCTCTTGTCCTTGTTCCTTTCAATGATATTGCTCTCAATCTCCAACAGCTTCTGTCTGAACCTCTCAAATGCTGCCAATGGTTCAGCATCAAGAGTCCATTCAGGGTTCTCACATTGTCCAAGGTAAACCTCTTCAGTTGAGTGCCTGGACAGAACTTCTATCAATGACACACCAAGGAGAGTTTGGAACTGTGCAGTGATTGTTTTAAGGAATGCCAAGTCAGGGTCTGACTTAAGCTCCTCATACTCTGGGGTACCTGGCTCCGGCATGAATCTACGACTCACCGTTGGACGGTTAGGGAGGTATCCAGCAAAAGGGTACTGTCCAAAATTCACAGCTGCATGGAAAGCAGAAGCAAGCCATATGATAATGGTGCATGATTGAATCAGCTCCTCTTTGGTCTTCATTTCTGGCCACCAATGCCTGTCTTTTAAGTCACCGTGACCCTCGTTTCGTACTTCTTTCCACCAACTCTGAAGTTCACTGTCATCCTCAACCATGTCATTGGATGTGTAATAGAAGTTACAATATTCAGTCACCCAGGTTTCTATTGCATCCCAGATTTCTATCCCGTCCACGGCAAATGGATAATCCTCTATCACAAGCCTTAGTCCATGACGACAGCTTGAATCAGGAACTGCCATTCCCCTGAAATTCAGTGAAATAGAATTCTAGTATGTTACTGTGTGGTTATGGAGATAAAATACCAACAAgcaaaaacacattttcatatCACACTTTTTTAACCGTTAGTACACAATCATGAATGAAAACTCTTTAAATGAGAAGATTAAACCTAGTAACTCACATAATttggtaatttttaataaattttagtctaTAATAAAGAGTGTATTTAAGAGTGTGCGTTAGAAAATATTATGTTACGCATATTTCTCTCTAACAGATTGAACTAAAAGTCTAAAATAAATACAAGTCGTTTTCTAACTGAACTGACCTCTTTAGCAGATCAGCAGGTAGTGCCTGCTCAGTGAATACCCAACTTTTGTATATAACGGACGACATTTCCAGAGCGAATTTGCCAGGGAAAACTGTTTTCTCTAGCACTCCTCCAGCATTGATGAGTGTGTGCCGAGCCAAGGCATTTATATGCATTGTGTCCCTGAAGTGTGGTTTCAAGAGCTTGTGTATTGGGTGAAGAATACTCAACTGCCTGTTTGTGGTTATAATGAACGGTTCAATTACTGCGTGAGTGTATAACCTGCACACGAAACATAGCTctccttattatttatttaagaacagaaatagaattaattttgtaacattGGATGTCATACCAGTGGCTAACCAATTGATGATATCCTGAATCATTGACGGCTGCATAAGCCTTAGCCAGCTGCCACACTGAAGCCGATACTCCTTCTTGTGCTGGAGTGAAGACTTTGCTCACAGCTCCATGCTGTTCCCCTTGTGGATGGGGTAAGCTTAATTCTATAGCCAGTGGCTTCAGTGTACCGTCATCTTGTAGAAACAGGATTGTTCTAGAGGCATAAGTCTTTGTGTTGGTAGAGTTTATTCGACTTATGTATGGCATCAATGCGTCGTGATGATCTAATATAAATAGCCTCATATTTTGAATTGCCTGCAACATAAAGATGCTTGGTTGTTTGTTGACATATAGATTAAATACAACATAGGTTTGGTTTCAAAAAGTGTATCCTGATCTATGAAGCACCGACATCGACACAGACACCGGACATGACACGGACACGTGAACACCCATAATGTCCAAAATATAAAACGTAGTACAGGTGATGTGTCGGACACTGACACCGACACGTGTCGGACACCAGACACGACAAGGGGCTGGAGTGTCCGTGCTTCATAGATCCTGATTAGTACCTCATCTATTGTGAGCCCATCCAAACTATTTTCTATGTGCGTTGCTCTGATGGAACTAGTTTGGTCTCCATAGACTCTGGAATCTAGCTTGCTGGCCGGGGGAAATTCCTGCATGTGGCATTTAGATTTAGCTCACTTGCTAAAACAAATATGTTATGAATcgcaaataaaattataaagcacaaaacttagatacaatTCTTAAGtgcttttgtgttgttttctgatcagaatttaagtttcacttagtaatttatACTGATCTTTATACTAATCTTTTACTATACGAGTTACTGAGGTGGAACATAAATCTGATCGGAAAACAGTACATAACAAACTGCATACACGTTGTTTTATACAATAACAGTACCTGAAGACGGCGGATAATAACAGGGTTAACCCCTGCAAGCATTTCCCTTGCAAATTCCTCATCTGTCCTCCATGCAGTCTTACTCACTGTGATAATACAGATATTAGTGTAGCTAAATCATACTAATGAGTCCATCATAGCCAGGTGAGGTAAAGGGAAAGCATTAGTATACCTTTGATCACATCAGGCACCGGGAATTTGAGGAATCTCTCACCATCATTCCTAATAAGTTCTCTCAGCAGCTCATAGGGAACAAGTTCTCTGAGTTTACTCGCTAAAGGTCCACTTGGAAGCTTAATACTTCCCTCATAAATATCAAGTACATCTTCAAAGGTGTCAAACTCATTAATAGTTTTGTCACACAAAGATTTAATCTCTGGAAGCAAAACCTGAGCAACGGATTTCAGTGAGTATGCAAGAAAATCTGAAAACTTGACGTGGCCAAACTGTTCATCCCTCGGCACATAAACGTTTAGATTTAGAAGACGCAATCTTGACTCAGTTTTGGGATCTGCAACGATGACACAATCAGAATACTCATTTGTCAATGAGAA encodes the following:
- the LOC114372569 gene encoding linoleate 9S-lipoxygenase 5-like produces the protein MERSKRVKGRVVLMKKGVLDFHDIKANVLDRVHELLGKGVSLQLISATTPDPGLRGKLGKVAHLERWVSTITSLTSATDTEFTVTFEWDESMGVPGAFIIRNNHHSQFYLKTVTIEDIPGHGPVNFVCNSWIYPAHRYAHDRVFFANKAYLPYQTPEPLRKFREQELIALRGKGFGKLNEWDRVYDYAYYNDLGLPDDGPDYARPVLGGSQCPYPRRGRTGRPHCKTDPKTESRLRLLNLNVYVPRDEQFGHVKFSDFLAYSLKSVAQVLLPEIKSLCDKTINEFDTFEDVLDIYEGSIKLPSGPLASKLRELVPYELLRELIRNDGERFLKFPVPDVIKVSKTAWRTDEEFAREMLAGVNPVIIRRLQEFPPASKLDSRVYGDQTSSIRATHIENSLDGLTIDEAIQNMRLFILDHHDALMPYISRINSTNTKTYASRTILFLQDDGTLKPLAIELSLPHPQGEQHGAVSKVFTPAQEGVSASVWQLAKAYAAVNDSGYHQLVSHWLYTHAVIEPFIITTNRQLSILHPIHKLLKPHFRDTMHINALARHTLINAGGVLEKTVFPGKFALEMSSVIYKSWVFTEQALPADLLKRGMAVPDSSCRHGLRLVIEDYPFAVDGIEIWDAIETWVTEYCNFYYTSNDMVEDDSELQSWWKEVRNEGHGDLKDRHWWPEMKTKEELIQSCTIIIWLASAFHAAVNFGQYPFAGYLPNRPTVSRRFMPEPGTPEYEELKSDPDLAFLKTITAQFQTLLGVSLIEVLSRHSTEEVYLGQCENPEWTLDAEPLAAFERFRQKLLEIESNIIERNKDKRLKNRNGPVKMPYTLLFPNTSDYSREGGLTGKGIPNSISI